From the genome of Vigna angularis cultivar LongXiaoDou No.4 chromosome 11, ASM1680809v1, whole genome shotgun sequence, one region includes:
- the LOC108332372 gene encoding DEAD-box ATP-dependent RNA helicase 42 has product MSRDEENDALRKNVTTSEKEDEAPSRRDSKKVRENSEVDSETERRRSSSTRKSRGGSSDSDDGDRPHRKKRKSRRRYSSESDSGSGSGSSSEESESESGRSGSDSEYSESESEEERRRREKRRRREKEEERERKRRRKEKEKKRRRREKEEERRKKEKLKKKKKKKEREERGKKGAVTNSWGKYGVIRETDMWTKRPEFTAWLAEVKQVNLENMSNWEEKQMFKEFMEDHNTGTFPSKKYYNLDAYYRREMEKEMKKGFKKVNATERTVFNDEEQRRQELLQAREKHKEEQVMALKHSMQTGMAQAMKEQAQLREEMAYQYKLGNFEAAAAIQRRLDPDAAI; this is encoded by the exons ATGTCGAGAGATGAAGAAAACGATGCTCTGCGGAAAAATGTTACGACTTCAGAGAAAGAAGACGAAGCTCCGTCACGAAGGGATTCCaaaaaagtgagagaaaatTCGGAGGTAGACTCGGAAACCGAGAGAAGGCGCAGCAGTTCGACAAGAAAATCGCGAGGAGGAAGCTCGGATTCCGATGACGGAGACAGACCGCACCGGAAGAAGAGGAAATCGCGGCGTCGATACAGCAGCGAGTCGGATTCCGGTTCCGGTTCAGGCTCCAGTTCGGAGGAGTCCGAGTCCGAGTCGGGGCGGTCCGGTTCGGATTCGGAGTATTCGGAATCGGAAAGTGAGGAGGAGCGCAggaggagagagaagaggaggaggagagagaaggaggaagagaGGGAGAGGAAGCGGAGGcggaaagagaaagagaagaagaggcggaggagagagaaagaggaggagcggaggaagaaggaaaagttgaagaagaagaaaaagaagaaagagagggaGGAGAGAGGGAAGAAGGGAGCTGTGACGAATTCTTGGGGGAAGTATGGGGTTATTAGAGAAACTGATATGTG GACCAAACGACCAGAGTTCACTGCATGGTTAGCCGAAGTAAAGCAG GTGAATTTGGAGAATATGTCCAATTGGGAAGAAAAACAGATGTTCAAAGA ATTCATGGAGGATCACAACACAGGGACTTTTCCTTCCAAGAA GTACTATAATCTTGATGCTTACTACAGGCGAGAAATGGAAAAAGAGATGAAAAAGGGTTTTAAGAAGGTCAATGCAACAGAGCGCACTGTTTTCAACGATGAAGAACAGCGCAG GCAAGAACTGTTGCAAGCCCGTGAAAAGCACAAGGAAGAGCAAGTGATGGCGTTGAAGCACTCCATGCAAACTGGAATG GCGCAGGCAATGAAAGAGCAAGCTCAACTTAGGGAGGAGATGGCTTACCAGTACAAGCTCGGAAACTTTGAG GCTGCTGCTGCTATCCAGAGAAGGTTGGACCCTGATGCTGCCATATAG
- the LOC108332784 gene encoding uncharacterized protein LOC108332784, with protein sequence MGHTAKECVTLKDKIEELIRARQLKKYERVDRPHTSTDRPSPRLSSSRKPERHGRIRSNQVDRSRSERRRSRSRSRSHNRPLRGHINTIYAGFAGGGSSSSAQKRHVRALQSIHSVDKPQRTMPPIMFSDEDFHAPDPDQEDPMVITVEIARYSMSKVLVDQGSSVNILYWKTFQQMDISEDLIVPYNKQIVGFAGETVDTRGYVDLRTRLGIGRSSEEKRVRYLLVEANTSYNVLLGRPCLNAFGAIVSTPTSR encoded by the coding sequence ATGGGCCACACTGCAAAAGAATGTGTAACCCTGAAGGACAAAATTGAGGAACTAATCCGTGCAAGGCAATTGAAAAAGTATGAGCGGGTTGACCGTCCCCACACGTCCACAGACCGACCCAGTCCAAGACTATCCAGCTCTAGGAAACCCGAGAGGCATGGAAGGATCAGAAGCAATCAGGTCGACCGTTCCCGGTCAGAAAGGCGACGAAGCAGAAGTCGCAGCAGAAGCCACAACCGTCCTCTACGAGGACACATCAATACAATATATGCCGGTTTCGCCGGCGGGGGATCTTCTTCATCCGCCCAGAAGCGTCATGTGCGGGCGTTACAATCTATTCACTCGGTGGACAAACCCCAGCGGACGATGCCCCCCATTATGTTTTCAGATGAAGACTTTCACGCCCCTGATCCCGACCAGGAGGATCCAATGGTCATAACGGTGGAAATCGCCCGGTACAGCATGAGCAAGGTATTGGTGGATCAAGGGAGCTCGGTGAACATCCTCTATTGGAAAACCTTCCAGCAAATGGACATATCAGAAGACCTGATCGTCCCATATAACAAACAGATTGTGGGATTTGCAGGCGAGACGGTCGACACCAGGGGATATGTAGATTTGCGTACAAGACTGGGAATCGGTCGGAGCAGCGAGGAGAAGAGGGTAAGATACTTGCTGGTGGAGGCTAACACTTCCTACAACGTACTACTGGGTCGTCCGTGTCTGAACGCCTTTGGAGCAATTGTATCAACCCCCACCTCACGATGA